The Artemia franciscana chromosome 13, ASM3288406v1, whole genome shotgun sequence genomic sequence GATTTTGTAAAGGGTATTTGTGCAGTACATAAGAGTACAGTAAAACTGTAGTCTTGAAAGGAATAAACCCATGGTCCATCAAAATCCAAGACCCAGGGTGTCAAAATGCCCTTTTctattgtttaattttgtatGTGTTACCATAGAAGATTGACTTATTTGAGTCACTCCATtagagaaattaatttttgtcaaatgcTAGGTATTAACTGCGTCCCAAATATCTAGAATTAGATAAAAGAATCTTAGACGAGTTACATCTCCTAGGGGTCAAAAGTAAgatctttggaaaaaataactGTACAAGATGGCGCAGATAAATAAAAGGGTCGACACTTGCCAATATGATAATAACTGACCAGAAACGTAACTAGGGTTTTCAGTGCCTAGAGAAATGTCGgttctttaccccccccccctccgaaaacAATAGTATCAGCAATAACCAACAAGCAAACAACAAGCTGatgtccttcttcttctttttttttttagatataaaaCCCTCAACGTGTCAGAATATCTAGGAGTTGCGAAACCCTTAAAGTACCTTGCTAGTAAACAATGGAAGTCAACGAGGAAAGTACATCGACGAATCTCCCTATTACCATCAGCAAGAGAAAGATCAAACCTCCAGATCTTTATAAGGACAATAGTTTAGTTGCTGGTTCAAGATATAAAAGGTATCGTGTATGGGACACTGGTCACTCTGCCTGGACTGAGGAGGAACTGTCTCTTCTGTTGAAACTGCTAGAGAAACATGGATCTTCAAAAGTAACAGAAATAGAAATGATACCAAATCGAACTGTCGAGGATGTCAAACGAACTCTTTTATCTGTTACTGCTCCAGCAAGACACAAATCTAAGTCAATAAGATCCTATAAGCGAAGATCTAATCTTGTTCAAAGCGTTCGTATCCAGGATGCAGTTGAAGAAAAAGCCCCTGTGACCTTGTGgctggaaaaaatattgtccaTTGGTTCAGGGAATGCAAATGCAGCTTCTTTGTCTCAGGCTCTTGATTTTATTGCTAAATATGAAGGTCACCCTCCGCCGAGTGAGTGCGAGGGCGTTGATTATAGTGCCATATACAGGTATCTTGCTGATTTGTCTGTTGGTGCTATACCACGAGGGTTAAATAAGGAAacatgtgttttcttttcaaatgtcCTCGATGAAGTAACAAGCGAAATAAACAGTTCTGTCAGCTCTTCTAGTGCTTATATTGATCAAATTAAATCTGTAGACACCTGGGAACATTATGTATTtgcgaaaaaaattaatttatctgaACCAAGTGAGAAAGAAATTGAGGAAGCCAAATTAACCTTAAAAGAGAGTTCAAGTGagagaatgaaaaaaattattgaacagCCTGGCTGTAATCCATTTAAGTTTGATTTAAATGTGCTAGATATTAATCTGTCAAGCATGgcatttgctgatgatagtgTTGCCAAATTGAATGAAACAAGTGAATCTAGCAGTGAAAGTGACATGGAAGAATGAGTTTTTTCCTTACTAATTCTTGCCTCTTCTCCATATCTATGAGGGAGATTTCCGTATTCTATCTTAAAACAGTTTATATGATGTTCAAttacttttctatgaaaataaagACAGTACAATTAAAGAACCTTTTcgatttttaaagaattataatCTTTTAACTCTAAGAATTAGATTATAATAATCAAAGAACCTTTTAGAAGAAGAGAATCAAACACCTTTAAGTATGTTTAAGGGTTTTCCTCTTCTTCTGTTGTGGAACAATGATAGCCATATTTTGTAGACTAAAAGTAAACCTGGAGTATTGCTCTAGCACTGACTGGGGGAAAAAGTCCTTTAAGTTTGGCTTTGGAGGATTCTCAGCCCGAGTcgttgttatggcacttggtatttaccaagagACATGTAGCGATGGCAAGTTCTGTTGGTCTGTATgtccctgttttgctagtttgggcacttctaAATAAGATAAGACAATGAAATGTGACAGGCGTATCTGGGACCAGgatagattaaattaaaaacaatcgtttccccgattcaaccgagtgggggggggggtcaattcggaaaattagaaaaaaacgaggtatttttaacttacgaacgctTGATCGGAtactaatgaaatttgataatttagaattacatcgtgtctcagagctctcattttaaatcccgaacggatctagtgacgttgggggggagttggagggggaaacctgaaatcttggaaaacgcttagagtaaagagatcgggatgaaacttggtgggaaaaataaacacaagtcctatatacgtgattgaaataaccagactGAATTGGCTctcctttttttggggggggggtaatccaGACACAAgtctggatctgctctctttaacggagttggggggacctaatgcggtaattcggaaaaatgaggtatttttaacttacgaacgggtgattggatgctaatgacatttgatatttagaaggacctcgtgtctcagagctcttttttaatcctgaccggatctggtgacattggggggagttagaagaggaaaccagaaatctagggaaacacttagagtggagatatggtgatgatacttggtgggaagaatagaCAAAAGTCCTTGATATATGATTGGCATAACCAGACCGAATCGGCTttgtttgggggaggagggggggtggtaattaagaaaaatttaaaaatagaaggtatttttaacttacgaacgggtggtatttagaaggatcttgtgtctcaaagcttttattttaaatcctgaccggatccggtgacatttggggagtTAAGGGGTAAACcggaaatgttggaaaacacttgagcgtagagatcgggatgaaacttgcttggaagaataaacacatgtcctagatacgttattgacatgaTTGAcaagatccgctctctttggaggagttggggggattttatagtttgggcacttccagataagctaggacgatgaaagttggcaggtgtatcagggaccagacttgattaaattagaagtagtctTTACCCTGATTcaatcatctggggggggagcgAACAAGATGgttgagaagaattttgtttgccgataaaacaaatgattgttcttcttaagtatggcttgtggtctagGGTTATAATTCTTGCTTAGAGTCCGAGAGGTCTCAGGTACGAATTtcggaccaccccaatttttacatgaagaagatccgtacctagatacgtgatcaatatagcgatcgctgaaagttggcaggcgtatcagggacccgaccagatttaattagaaatagtcgcttccccgatttgaccatctgggggggggagagtggaaggacgattaattcggaaaaatagaaaatatgaggtatttttaacttacgaatgggttagcggatcttaatgaaattggatatttagaaggacctcgtgtctcagagctcttattttaaatccctaccggatccaatgacattggggggagttggcaggggaaaccagaaatcttggaaaacccttagagggAAAAGAtctaatgaaacttggtgggaagaagctcttggctcttccgacctcgtcacaagtgccatatgagctcttggctcttttttttagtgtcatgATGAAATGCTGCCAAAACTTGATTCCTATGAAATTTCGTCTATATATTTTAGATTGAATAAACAAGCTATGTTAGATATAATCAaggagcattaaaaaaaaaatttactgcaAAAG encodes the following:
- the LOC136034832 gene encoding uncharacterized protein LOC136034832 produces the protein MEVNEESTSTNLPITISKRKIKPPDLYKDNSLVAGSRYKRYRVWDTGHSAWTEEELSLLLKLLEKHGSSKVTEIEMIPNRTVEDVKRTLLSVTAPARHKSKSIRSYKRRSNLVQSVRIQDAVEEKAPVTLWLEKILSIGSGNANAASLSQALDFIAKYEGHPPPSECEGVDYSAIYRYLADLSVGAIPRGLNKETCVFFSNVLDEVTSEINSSVSSSSAYIDQIKSVDTWEHYVFAKKINLSEPSEKEIEEAKLTLKESSSERMKKIIEQPGCNPFKFDLNVLDINLSSMAFADDSVAKLNETSESSSESDMEE